A part of Ptychodera flava strain L36383 chromosome 11, AS_Pfla_20210202, whole genome shotgun sequence genomic DNA contains:
- the LOC139143472 gene encoding CMP-N-acetylneuraminate-poly-alpha-2,8-sialyltransferase-like codes for MEKKKLAFVVALLVCILSVFTMMTIFDPSGTVFVTPVSGQFSSNVYLKMKELAQVPWSRDRRLDPCKDCPDNLKFVNSLTELRGNISRTFNLRNSLAVYKSHINPEKMTFRQNFWTAGEAPKGIYKDYYEDNFYTMKSQKTCALVGSSGILSQSKCGREIDSHDFVMRVNLPVVRGYEEDVGKRTNLTAVNNLSMSFLSTYLDKRNKMVRKNRRYLTALRSMGDGVLWIPYNMSARAYLMSEAKSKFKNILSKTIDGADYSYRVAYAPVPVWPQLINSFWNKTGTSEGFVMLTIATLFCREITLYGFWPFPKDRHGYYVSHHYYENIRYKKRKTTMSTEFGILQDLNRRGVIRLITEKCA; via the exons ATGGAGAAGAAGAAACTGGCATTCGTGGTTGCCCTACTTGTATGTATTCTCTCCGTGTTCACGATGATGACAATATTCGATCCGTCGGGAACAGTCTTCGTGACGCCGGTTTCGGGACAGTTTTCATCCAACGTTTACCTCAA AATGAAAGAATTAGCTCAAGTTCCATGGAGCAGAGATCGCAGATTGGACCCGTGTAAGGACTGCCCGGACAATCTCAAGTTTGTCAACAGTCTGACAGAACTAAG AGGTAATATTTCAAGAACATTTAATCTAAGAAATTCTCTTGCCGTGTACAAAAGCCACATCAACCCCGAGAAGATGACGTTCAGACAGAATTTCTGGACAGCCGGAGAAGCACCCAAGGGCATATACAAGGATTATTACGAAGATAATTTTTACACCATGAAGTCGCAGAAGACATGCGCCCTCGTTGGAAGTAGCGGCATCCTCAGCCAGAGCAAGTGTGGGCGCGAGATCGACTCTCACGACTTCGTGATGCGTGTAAACCTGCCCGTTGTCAGGGGATACGAAGAAGACGTCGGCAAAAGAACGAACTTGACCGCCGTGAACAACCTCTCCATGAGTTTCCTGAGCACATACCTGGACAAGAGAAATAAAATGGTGCGAAAGAATCGCCGGTACCTGACCGCTCTTAGATCCATGGGCGACGGCGTGTTATGGATTCCCTACAACATGTCAGCGCGTGCGTATCTCATGTCCGAAGCCAAGTCTAAATTCAAGAATATCCTGAGCAAAACAATTGATGGTGCGGATTACTCCTACAGAGTGGCGTACGCACCGGTTCCCGTTTGGCCGCAACTGATAAACAG CTTTTGGAACAAGACCGGGACAAGCGAAGGATTCGTCATGCTGACGATAGCCACGTTATTCTGCAGGGAAATCACGCTGTACGGATTTTGGCCCTTCCCGAAAGACAGACATGGGTACTACGTAAGTCATCATTACTATGAAAACATTCGCTACAAGAAAAGGAAAACGACGATGTCGACAGAATTCGGCATCCTACAGGATTTGAACAGACGCGGGGTAATCAGACTTATCACCGAAAAATGCGCTTGA
- the LOC139143471 gene encoding CMP-N-acetylneuraminate-poly-alpha-2,8-sialyltransferase-like isoform X1 gives MYRYLVSVKGYPRRTSLRACFLICSLACAACYALVLYPNQSLTHERYTEKVLHFQRFADTMRPVYDEKAEHKFMKLGSPQAAKSLAELRKEVSRRLDLENSMAIFRRHVRRIDMDFPQNFWPHGIPPTGKYRLQYDELFETIAAQNRCALVGSSGILRNSTCGKEIDEHDFIMRVNLPPLQGYEIDVGSKTHLVAVSHIVVAYLSKYFSARKSQQPTLPSRRYLDAISSLNDTILWLPYDTSWRSRPMRDAKARLKKLLKHLRSARFKYRVAYSPAPLYPQTIRRFWNKNATSEGFLLFTIATLFCDRIDIYGFWPLAQDLHGNNVTHHYYDTTTLHKKTIPDEFTILSRYNATGVIKLVVDRCKNS, from the exons ATGTACCGTTATCTAGTGAGTGTGAAGGGGTACCCAAGGCGCACATCGCTGAGGGCGTGCTTTCTAATATGCTCGTTAGCATGTGCTGCTTGCTATGCACTGGTGCTTTATCCAAACCAAAGCCTAACACATGAGCGATACACGGAAAAGGTTCTTCACTTTCAACGCTT CGCCGACACGATGAGACCAGTCTACGACGAAAAGGCTGAacacaaattcatgaaactcgGTAGCCCTCAGGCGGCGAAATCCTTGGCCGAGCTAAG gaAAGAAGTCTCCAGAAGACTCGACTTGGAAAATTCAATGGCAATATTTCGTCGGCATGTACGCCGAATAGACATGGACTTCCCACAAAACTTTTGGCCTCATGGAATACCACCAACGGGGAAGTACCGATTGCAATACGATGAGCTCTTCGAGACCATAGCAGCTCAAAATCGATGCGCCCTTGTCGGGAGTAGCGGAATTTTGCGGAACAGCACGTGTGGGAAGGAAATCGATGAACATGACTTTATCATGAGGGTAAATTTGCCGCCACTTCAAGGATATGAAATCGATGTGGGAAGCAAAACTCATCTCGTGGCGGTGAGTCACATCGTTGTCGCTTACCTTAGTAAATACTTCAGCGCTAGAAAATCACAGCAGCCAACTCTTCCTTCCAGGCGATATCTGGACGCTATCTCGTCCCTGAACGACACAATCTTATGGTTACCCTATGATACGTCCTGGAGATCCAGGCCGATGAGAGACGCCAAAGCGAGACTTAAAAAACTCCTGAAACATCTGAGATCTGCACGGTTCAAGTATAGGGTGGCATATTCACCTGCACCGCTTTACCCACAGACCATAAGGAG GTTTTGGAATAAAAACGCTACCAGTGAGGGCTTCCTCCTCTTTACAATAGCGACCTTGTTCTGCGATCGTATAGATATATACGGATTCTGGCCGCTCGCTCAAGACCTCCATGGAAACAACGTCACTCACCATTACTACGACACGACAACGTTACACAAGAAAACCATCCCCGATGAGTTTACAATTCTGTCCCGATACAATGCTACTGGAGTGATAAAGTTGGTGGTTGATAGATGTAAGAACTCATGA
- the LOC139143471 gene encoding alpha-2,8-sialyltransferase 8B-like isoform X2: MRPVYDEKAEHKFMKLGSPQAAKSLAELRKEVSRRLDLENSMAIFRRHVRRIDMDFPQNFWPHGIPPTGKYRLQYDELFETIAAQNRCALVGSSGILRNSTCGKEIDEHDFIMRVNLPPLQGYEIDVGSKTHLVAVSHIVVAYLSKYFSARKSQQPTLPSRRYLDAISSLNDTILWLPYDTSWRSRPMRDAKARLKKLLKHLRSARFKYRVAYSPAPLYPQTIRRFWNKNATSEGFLLFTIATLFCDRIDIYGFWPLAQDLHGNNVTHHYYDTTTLHKKTIPDEFTILSRYNATGVIKLVVDRCKNS; the protein is encoded by the exons ATGAGACCAGTCTACGACGAAAAGGCTGAacacaaattcatgaaactcgGTAGCCCTCAGGCGGCGAAATCCTTGGCCGAGCTAAG gaAAGAAGTCTCCAGAAGACTCGACTTGGAAAATTCAATGGCAATATTTCGTCGGCATGTACGCCGAATAGACATGGACTTCCCACAAAACTTTTGGCCTCATGGAATACCACCAACGGGGAAGTACCGATTGCAATACGATGAGCTCTTCGAGACCATAGCAGCTCAAAATCGATGCGCCCTTGTCGGGAGTAGCGGAATTTTGCGGAACAGCACGTGTGGGAAGGAAATCGATGAACATGACTTTATCATGAGGGTAAATTTGCCGCCACTTCAAGGATATGAAATCGATGTGGGAAGCAAAACTCATCTCGTGGCGGTGAGTCACATCGTTGTCGCTTACCTTAGTAAATACTTCAGCGCTAGAAAATCACAGCAGCCAACTCTTCCTTCCAGGCGATATCTGGACGCTATCTCGTCCCTGAACGACACAATCTTATGGTTACCCTATGATACGTCCTGGAGATCCAGGCCGATGAGAGACGCCAAAGCGAGACTTAAAAAACTCCTGAAACATCTGAGATCTGCACGGTTCAAGTATAGGGTGGCATATTCACCTGCACCGCTTTACCCACAGACCATAAGGAG GTTTTGGAATAAAAACGCTACCAGTGAGGGCTTCCTCCTCTTTACAATAGCGACCTTGTTCTGCGATCGTATAGATATATACGGATTCTGGCCGCTCGCTCAAGACCTCCATGGAAACAACGTCACTCACCATTACTACGACACGACAACGTTACACAAGAAAACCATCCCCGATGAGTTTACAATTCTGTCCCGATACAATGCTACTGGAGTGATAAAGTTGGTGGTTGATAGATGTAAGAACTCATGA